From one Coffea eugenioides isolate CCC68of chromosome 11, Ceug_1.0, whole genome shotgun sequence genomic stretch:
- the LOC113753620 gene encoding zinc finger CCCH domain-containing protein 41, translated as MELKVTSPKIGLSPASDPEEKEISEDDDDDRNHKHRRREARSQSLEGDASEQVLTRPYRKRKPFENGHPCRESGSQSSETWKTYNIGNQERDSSGRFEKRRPNLASFSRAPTDLSQRIRLNQSLSADPGPTRGRGRESGAWGQRDSRFSSADIASQLVQQGSIPPSLFAGRGLPNVSNVQSATWNAFGLVPAMPNGGLDTLHSIGLQGALKPSINPTVNLGISRPRCRDFEERGFCLRGDMCPMEHGVNRIVVEDVQSLSQFNLPVSLPSAHLLGTPAGQGPLPANSSSGAFMNSKCLQSKNSKPGIGDDGLGLNGAFVGGSMAGGSDLYDPDQPLWASDCPDTSPELLALNPSNLDKVEPLVDADCSDRLPVGQFDGSDNERPARNAGAVTGSQSSSVWGRIGSSRNRGDVREKIDSTLNSPSHLENEAKKDMESINGADAIALHGRRTKADEVGMQVLGLSSKPHGDSGRSIRKPSQKALRTLFVSGVPQKENKREALLLHFQKFGEVIDIYIPSNSERAFVQFSKREEAEAALKAPDAVMGNRFIKLWWANRDSIPDDGTGGVGNIHANPRGVTFTGGPTYPSATTKGKDNIQISASKSSIANSAISPLPGSDHPKPVATNGPKAVPPLQKKLESLELLKEQVRKKQEMLDQKRNEFKRQLNKLEKQATGLKEEVALDQPSKGQKGGMVVDVAKIEMLRSSDSGTAISSPQAETTMDSGRAGESAVARSPKINSTITLPESSILKPSIRPLAPLGAPMVINRFKLDNRPTAFKILPPLPAGLANVSNLKEHFSVFGDLSVVELEDTKPQDGDNESEASKVSARISFTTRRSAEKAFLHGKCWQGQNLQFGWLSCSSTSRDNNSGKEHPCASSKWSSDATVQSAGEVEIQAANTLGNAESQNLKLKARDAEHVDQDEDLESTSTMVSGGKNSP; from the exons ATGGAGCTAAAAGTCACTTCTCCTAAAATAGGCCTTTCTCCTGCTAGCGATCCCGAGGAGAAAGAAATTAGTGAAGACGATGATGATGATCGTAATCATAAGCATCGTAGACGAGAAGCACGTTCTCAATCATTGGAGGGTGATGCTTCTGAACAAGTTTTGACAAGACCCTACAGAAAAAGGAAGCCATTTGAAAATGGGCATCCTTGTAGGGAAAGTGGTTCTCAGTCTAGTGAAACCTGGAAGACCTACAACATCGGCAATCAGGAGAGAGATTCCTCTGGTAGGTTTGAGAAAAGACGTCCAAATTTGGCATCATTTTCCAGAGCTCCAACAGATTTAAGCCAAAGAATTAGGTTAAACCAGTCCCTGTCAGCTGATCCTGGGCCCACTAGGGGCAGAGGTAGAGAATCTGGTGCTTGGGGGCAGCGTGATTCGAGGTTTAGTTCTGCAGATATTGCTTCTCAACTTGTTCAACAGGGATCCATTCCTCCTAGTCTATTTGCAGGTAGGGGGTTACCGAATGTTTCCAATGTGCAGAGTGCAACTTGGAATGCATTTGGGTTGGTTCCAGCTATGCCTAATGGTGGTCTTGATACTCTTCATTCCATTGGTTTGCAAGGGGCATTGAAACCATCAATTAACCCTACGGTGAACTTGGGCATTTCTCGTCCACGTTGTAGAGATTTTGAGGAGCGTGGTTTTTGCTTAAGAGGAGATATGTGTCCGATGGAGCATGGTGTCAACCGTATAGTTGTTGAGGATGTTCAG AGCCTTTCACAGTTTAATCTTCCTGTTTCATTGCCTAGTGCACATCTATTGGGAACACCTGCTGGACAAGGACCTCTACCTGCAAATTCTTCTTCTGGCGCATTCATGAATAGCAAATGTCTACAGAGCAAAAATAGCAAGCCTGGAATAGGGGATGATGGATTAGGTTTGAATGGTGCTTTTGTTGGTGGTTCTATGGCAGGAGGATCTGATCTGTATGATCCTGACCAACCTTTATGGGCAAGTGATTGTCCTGATACATCACCTGAACTTCTAGCCCTAAATCCATCCAATCTGGATAAGGTTGAGCCTCTGGTGGATGCAGATTGTTCAGATCGTCTTCCAGTTGGACAGTTTGATGGTTCTGATAATGAGCGTCCAGCAAGAAATGCTGGGGCTGTTACAGGCTCTCAAAGTTCCTCTGTTTGGGGAAGGATTGGCAGTTCAAGAAATAGGGGGGATGTGAGGGAGAAGATTGATTCTACTTTGAATTCCCCTAGTCATCtagaaaatgaagcaaaaaagGACATGGAGTCCATTAACGGTGCTGATGCCATTGCCCTACATGGAAGACGGACGAAGGCAGATGAAGTTGGCATGCAAGTTTTAGGCTTGTCTTCAAAGCCACATGGTGATTCTGGACGTAGTATTAGAAAACCATCTCAAAAGGCACTTCGTACTCTGTTTGTCAGTGGTGTTCCtcagaaagaaaacaaaagggaagcgcttcttttacattttcaaaaatttggtgaGGTTATTGACATTTATATCCCATCGAACAGTGAACGAGCTTTTGTTCAATTTTCTAAGAGGGAAGAAGCAGAAGCTGCCTTGAAGGCTCCTGATGCTGTAATGGGCAATCGCTTTATCAAGCTGTGGTGGGCTAACCGGGACAGCATACCTGATGATGGAACAGGTGGTGTTGGTAATATACATGCTAATCCCCGTGGTGTGACCTTTACTGGAGGTCCTACCTATCCATCTGCTACCACCAAAGGAAAAGATAATATCCAAATATCAGCGTCTAAAAGTAGTATTGCCAATTCTGCCATTTCTCCTTTGCCTGGTTCTGATCATCCAAAGCCTGTGGCTACCAATGGCCCCAAAGCTGTACCTCCTTTGCAAAAGAAGCTGGAGAGTTTAGAGCTTTTGAAAGAACAAGTGCGAAAGAAGCAGGAAATGCTTGACCAAAAAAGGAATGAGTTCAAGCGCCAGTTAAATAAACTGGAGAAACAA GCCACTGGTCTTAAAGAGGAGGTAGCATTGGATCAGCCTTCTAAGGGGCAAAAAGGAGGCATGGTGGTTGATGTTGCTAAAATTGAAATGTTGAGGTCCAGTGATTCTGGTACTGCTATTTCATCACCGCAAGCAGAGACGACAATGGATAGTGGCAGAGCTGGTGAGAGTGCTGTGGCCCGCAGTCCAAAAATTAATTCTACTATTACATTGCCAGAATCCTCAATTTTGAAACCCTCAATTCGCCCATTGGCACCTTTAGGAGCACCGATGGTCATCAACAGATTCAAACTGGATAACCGCCCCACTGCATTCAAAATTCTTCCACCTCTGCCTGCTGGTCTTGCTAAT GTTTCCAATCTGAAGGaacatttctctgtttttggaGATCTCTCTGTTGTCGAACTGGAAGATACCAAGCCTCAAGATGGTGATAACGAGTCAGAGGCATCCAAAGTTTCAGCTCGTATATCTTTTACAACTCGCCGCTCTGCCGAAAAGGCATTTTTACATGGTAAATGCTGGCAAGGCCAGAATTTGCAGTTTGGGTGGCTGTCTTGTAGTAGCACAAGCAGGGACAATAATAGTGGGAAGGAACACCCTTGTGCTTCTTCGAAATGGTCTTCTGATGCTACTGTTCAATCTGCTGGGGAAGTGGAAATCCAGGCCGCAAATACCTTGGGAAACGCTGAATCTCAAAATCTGAAACTAAAAGCAAGAGATGCAGAGCATGTGGACCAGGATGAAGATTTGGAATCTACTTCAACAATGGTGTCTGGTGGGAAAAATTCGCCTTGA